One Ignavibacteria bacterium DNA segment encodes these proteins:
- a CDS encoding HDIG domain-containing metalloprotein has product MKRYGFAGNLWRKLGITNPLTDLSIKITLIVVTIVIISLFLPSYRTIDSDHEVGTIWSTEDLIATFTFPIYKNDELLEQEKKDVTNNIIPVFIDTVSSFNETRDSIKSYLNILSNYLKEKIKEEKADQNYISQAKVLLNLNVADEQWYQLIKLYKGEIKDGTKDYNEYISTLQKMLIDLAKNQIINFKRDELHSNKISIKKPDSKLQKIESADKVMTVKEVNQAFDKKSLQSIEDSNLRLIAIEIARNLLKENLFFNEELTNLEIQNRIEQIPKTIGIVKENERIISKHEPITELSKQKLDSYKKVRLERIGVQDYFAQYVGKILSVIVLIVILGFYLFYFRKDIFDNNLKLALVSSLIVLVCFFAFMSMRLKVNSPIEYLIFISVASILLTIIFDSRLAFYVIVITTYLVASIRGGDYTIAFISFCGSVLAIYSVRDIKNRSQIFRSFFFILGGYILAVLAVGLDRSEGFTKIAINIAYIGVNAVMSPVIAYGLLIFYERVFKITTDLTLLELADFNQPLLRELSTKAPGTFHHSVVMGNLAEEAAASIGANRILARVGCYYHDIGKIAKPDFFVENQLERVNKHETLNPNLSARVIINHVKEGIEFAKKHKLPPEVIDFIPMHHGTTLVSFFYNKAKSFVIPDREDVLDYIYRYPGPKPQTKETAIAMLADTTEAATKVIEDPTPKKLEDKIDEIIKKRFIEGELDECELTLRDLTLIKKSFLKILVGIYHQRIKYPDEKKKDE; this is encoded by the coding sequence ATGAAAAGATACGGTTTTGCCGGTAATCTTTGGAGAAAGCTGGGTATAACAAACCCTCTTACCGATTTAAGTATTAAGATAACCCTGATTGTAGTTACAATTGTAATTATTTCTTTGTTCTTACCTTCTTACAGAACTATAGATTCCGACCATGAAGTAGGAACTATTTGGTCTACTGAAGACCTGATAGCAACATTCACGTTTCCAATTTACAAAAATGATGAGCTTCTTGAGCAGGAAAAGAAAGATGTGACTAACAATATAATTCCTGTATTTATAGATACTGTAAGCAGTTTTAATGAAACAAGGGACTCAATAAAATCCTACCTGAATATCTTAAGTAATTATTTAAAGGAAAAAATTAAAGAAGAAAAAGCCGATCAGAATTACATCTCGCAAGCAAAAGTTCTTTTGAACCTTAATGTGGCGGATGAACAATGGTATCAATTGATTAAATTATACAAAGGAGAAATAAAAGACGGTACAAAAGATTATAACGAATATATAAGTACTCTGCAGAAAATGCTTATTGATCTCGCAAAGAATCAAATTATTAACTTCAAACGTGATGAACTGCATTCCAATAAAATATCAATTAAAAAACCGGACAGTAAATTACAGAAAATAGAATCTGCCGACAAAGTAATGACCGTGAAAGAGGTCAATCAGGCTTTTGATAAAAAGTCTTTACAGTCGATTGAAGATAGTAACCTTCGTCTTATAGCGATTGAAATAGCAAGAAATCTTCTGAAAGAAAATTTATTCTTTAATGAGGAGCTGACAAATCTTGAAATACAAAATAGAATAGAGCAAATACCTAAGACTATTGGTATTGTAAAGGAAAATGAAAGAATCATTAGCAAACATGAACCAATAACAGAACTCTCGAAGCAAAAACTTGATTCTTATAAAAAAGTTCGTCTCGAAAGAATTGGTGTTCAGGATTATTTTGCACAGTATGTTGGTAAAATACTTTCGGTAATTGTTTTAATTGTAATCTTAGGATTCTATCTGTTTTATTTTCGTAAAGATATTTTTGATAATAATTTAAAACTTGCACTTGTAAGTTCTTTGATTGTTCTTGTTTGTTTCTTTGCTTTTATGAGTATGAGGTTAAAGGTAAACTCTCCGATTGAATACCTGATCTTTATTTCTGTTGCCTCAATTTTGTTGACTATTATTTTTGATTCACGGCTTGCGTTTTATGTTATAGTTATAACAACTTATCTTGTGGCATCTATTCGGGGAGGGGATTATACAATTGCTTTTATTTCTTTCTGTGGTTCAGTTTTAGCTATTTATAGTGTGCGGGATATTAAAAACAGATCACAGATTTTCAGGTCATTTTTCTTCATTCTCGGCGGATATATTTTAGCCGTGCTTGCAGTTGGTCTTGATAGGTCTGAGGGATTCACAAAAATTGCAATTAACATCGCGTATATTGGTGTTAATGCTGTAATGTCTCCTGTTATTGCATATGGATTGCTGATATTTTATGAAAGAGTATTTAAAATTACTACAGACCTTACCCTTTTGGAGCTTGCTGATTTCAATCAGCCTTTGCTTAGGGAATTATCCACAAAAGCACCCGGTACATTTCATCATAGCGTTGTAATGGGAAATCTTGCTGAGGAAGCAGCTGCATCCATCGGTGCTAACAGGATTCTTGCTCGTGTCGGTTGTTACTATCATGATATTGGTAAGATTGCTAAACCCGATTTCTTCGTCGAAAATCAACTTGAAAGAGTGAATAAACATGAAACCCTGAATCCTAACCTTAGTGCAAGAGTGATTATTAATCACGTTAAGGAAGGAATTGAGTTTGCTAAAAAGCATAAACTGCCACCGGAAGTAATCGATTTTATACCTATGCATCACGGCACTACATTGGTCTCTTTTTTCTACAATAAAGCGAAAAGTTTCGTAATCCCTGATAGGGAAGATGTTCTTGACTATATTTACAGGTATCCGGGACCCAAACCGCAGACTAAAGAAACCGCAATAGCTATGCTGGCTGATACAACCGAAGCAGCTACAAAAGTCATTGAAGACCCGACTCCTAAGAAGCTCGAAGATAAAATTGATGAGATTATAAAGAAAAGATTTATTGAAGGTGAGTTAGATGAATGTGAACTGACGTTAAGAGACCTTACATTAATCAAGAAAAGTTTTCTAAAAATATTAGTTGGTATCTATCATCAAAGGATTAAATATCCTGATGAGAAAAAGAAAGATGAGTAA
- the xerD gene encoding site-specific tyrosine recombinase XerD gives MRKRKMSNLDFYRKQFVNYLRLEKSLSENTVFNYLFDLRNFFRFIEEKHDINDIKCVNDKIIESYIYNLRNLKSKKGDYYSSKSINRFISSLKSFFKYLLIEKYIEVNPTDIIDTPKISRNLPEVLTIQEIDIMFSKAGTSDKYECRDRAIMETMYASGLRVSELTNLKINDIYGSDGILRIFGKGSKERIVPIGSSALKYINVYMEKSRPYFNKPYSDDFVFLNFRGRCLSRMAVWNIISKYSKLAGIKKEIHPHILRHSFATHLLEGGADIRIIQEMMGHSDISTTQIYTHIDREYLIEVHRTYHPRG, from the coding sequence ATGAGAAAAAGAAAGATGAGTAATTTAGATTTTTATAGAAAACAGTTTGTTAATTATCTCAGATTAGAAAAATCACTTTCAGAGAATACTGTTTTTAACTATCTGTTCGACCTCAGAAACTTTTTCCGATTTATTGAAGAAAAACACGATATAAATGATATTAAATGTGTAAACGATAAAATTATCGAATCCTACATTTATAATCTCAGAAACCTGAAAAGTAAAAAAGGGGATTATTATTCCTCTAAATCAATAAACCGTTTTATTTCTTCCTTGAAATCATTCTTTAAATACTTATTAATTGAAAAGTATATTGAAGTAAATCCTACTGATATTATCGATACACCAAAAATATCAAGGAACCTTCCTGAAGTACTCACTATTCAGGAAATAGACATTATGTTCAGCAAAGCCGGTACTTCAGATAAATATGAATGTAGAGATCGGGCTATTATGGAAACAATGTATGCATCAGGTCTAAGAGTAAGTGAACTTACAAACCTTAAAATTAATGACATTTACGGCAGCGACGGGATACTTCGTATTTTTGGTAAGGGATCAAAAGAAAGAATTGTCCCGATTGGAAGCTCTGCTTTAAAATATATTAATGTCTATATGGAAAAAAGCCGGCCATATTTTAACAAACCCTATTCAGATGATTTTGTATTTCTTAATTTCAGGGGCAGATGTTTGTCCCGAATGGCGGTCTGGAATATAATTTCAAAATATTCCAAACTTGCAGGAATAAAAAAGGAAATTCACCCGCATATACTACGGCATTCTTTTGCAACTCATTTGCTTGAAGGCGGAGCTGATATCAGAATAATACAGGAAATGATGGGTCATAGCGATATTTCTACTACGCAAATATATACGCATATAGACAGAGAATATCTTATTGAAGTCCACAGGACATATCATCCGCGTGGTTAA
- the rfbC gene encoding dTDP-4-dehydrorhamnose 3,5-epimerase has protein sequence MNIIEKKLKGVFEITLSTQNDERGFLMRSYDSKIFEYFGLKRDWVQEFHVRNEKRGILRGLSMMFPPFDECRLIRCTRGSVYSVYVDLRKNFNTYGKWDTVELNEQSRKMLFLPKGFAFGFCTQSELSEVVYKSDNFYNKDYDGGIIWNDKDLNISWPVENPILSEKDKKLSTFAEFSKKSMNPEDILPV, from the coding sequence ATGAATATTATTGAGAAAAAATTAAAAGGTGTTTTTGAAATCACATTGTCTACACAAAATGATGAGCGAGGATTCCTGATGAGATCTTATGATTCAAAAATATTTGAATATTTTGGGTTAAAGCGAGATTGGGTTCAGGAGTTCCATGTCCGGAATGAAAAGAGAGGAATCTTGAGAGGTCTTAGCATGATGTTCCCTCCTTTCGATGAATGCAGATTAATAAGATGCACAAGAGGCTCTGTTTACAGTGTTTATGTTGACCTGAGAAAGAATTTCAACACTTACGGTAAATGGGATACCGTCGAACTTAATGAGCAAAGTAGAAAAATGCTTTTTCTGCCAAAAGGTTTTGCATTCGGTTTCTGCACCCAGAGTGAACTAAGTGAAGTAGTATATAAATCGGATAATTTTTATAATAAGGATTATGACGGCGGAATTATCTGGAATGATAAGGATTTGAATATATCATGGCCGGTTGAAAATCCAATTTTATCCGAAAAAGACAAAAAACTTTCAACTTTCGCAGAGTTTAGTAAAAAGTCAATGAATCCTGAAGATATTCTTCCCGTTTAA
- a CDS encoding DegT/DnrJ/EryC1/StrS family aminotransferase, with the protein MKIPIAKTEFTEQDLISVQQVLESGWVVQGPVVKEFEDIWCKFTGSPYSVAVSSCTTALHLALLAAGVKRGDEVILPSFTWIATVNAVEYVGAKPVFCDIDITTYNIDVSKINNLITANTKAIIPVHLFGLAAEMKSILEISKKHGLKVIEDSACGFGAFYKNVHTGNFGDFGCFSFHPRKAITTGEGGMLTVNKPEIADLLRSLRDHGASASDLQRHEGNKPYLLPEFKHLGYNYRMTDIQASLGLSQMQRADSICRRRREIADIYSELLKGIDWLILPSCGKDLKHGFQSYVCLFKPEVQTEMNILDINKKRNEFMEYLSGNGISTRPGTHAVHTLEYYRKKYKLEKTKFMNSYIADCCTVTLPLYQSIKTEEIEFITNKIKEYKF; encoded by the coding sequence ATGAAAATACCTATAGCAAAAACTGAATTTACTGAGCAGGATCTAATCAGTGTCCAACAAGTTCTCGAATCGGGTTGGGTTGTGCAAGGTCCGGTAGTGAAAGAATTCGAAGATATTTGGTGTAAATTCACTGGATCTCCCTATTCCGTCGCTGTATCAAGTTGCACAACCGCACTCCACCTCGCTTTGTTAGCCGCTGGTGTTAAAAGAGGGGATGAAGTTATTTTACCCTCATTCACATGGATTGCTACGGTAAACGCTGTTGAGTATGTTGGAGCAAAACCCGTTTTTTGTGATATAGATATTACAACTTATAATATTGATGTTTCAAAGATTAATAATCTTATAACGGCAAATACTAAAGCAATTATTCCCGTGCATCTTTTCGGTCTTGCTGCAGAGATGAAAAGTATATTGGAGATATCTAAAAAACATGGTTTGAAAGTAATTGAAGATTCTGCCTGTGGTTTTGGTGCTTTTTACAAGAATGTTCATACAGGTAATTTTGGTGATTTTGGTTGTTTTAGTTTCCATCCCAGAAAAGCTATTACAACTGGGGAAGGCGGAATGTTGACAGTCAATAAACCGGAAATTGCAGATTTATTGAGGAGTCTCCGCGATCATGGTGCTTCTGCCTCCGACCTTCAAAGGCATGAAGGGAATAAGCCGTATTTACTGCCTGAATTTAAGCACCTCGGGTATAATTACAGAATGACTGACATTCAAGCATCTCTGGGGCTCTCACAGATGCAAAGAGCTGATTCGATTTGTAGAAGGAGGAGAGAAATAGCAGATATATATTCTGAATTATTAAAAGGAATAGATTGGTTAATTCTTCCTTCATGCGGAAAAGATCTTAAGCACGGTTTCCAGTCGTATGTATGTTTGTTCAAACCTGAGGTTCAAACTGAAATGAACATACTTGATATTAATAAAAAGAGAAATGAATTCATGGAATATCTGTCTGGTAATGGTATTTCTACTCGACCCGGAACCCATGCTGTGCATACACTGGAATATTACAGAAAGAAATATAAGTTAGAAAAAACTAAATTTATGAATTCTTATATTGCTGATTGTTGTACCGTGACTCTTCCCTTGTATCAATCGATAAAGACAGAGGAAATTGAGTTTATTACAAATAAAATAAAAGAATACAAGTTTTAA